The following are from one region of the Candidatus Methylomirabilota bacterium genome:
- a CDS encoding fumarylacetoacetate hydrolase family protein — protein sequence MRIVRFRAGDKIRYGVLEGSHIVEYAGTPYSTFKKGRKKYLLSQAVLLSPVVPSKIVAVSLNYREHAEEMNAQVPREPCIFLKPLSALCGPDDPIVFPPQSRRVDYEGELAIVIKKRCHQVSPERAREYVLGYTCLNDITARDLQERDGQLTRAKAFDSFCPIGPCIATDIDPNGVDLETYVNGERRQASNTKHLICPVEDLVARVSAVMTLLAGDVIATGTPSGIGPLQPGDKVEVRIESIGGLKNPVIKIQESHA from the coding sequence ATGAGGATCGTCCGGTTCCGCGCCGGCGACAAGATCCGCTACGGCGTGCTCGAGGGCAGCCACATCGTGGAGTACGCGGGCACGCCCTACAGCACCTTCAAGAAGGGCCGGAAGAAGTACCTGCTGAGCCAGGCCGTTTTGTTGTCCCCGGTGGTGCCGTCCAAGATCGTGGCGGTGAGCCTCAACTACCGCGAGCACGCGGAGGAGATGAACGCGCAGGTGCCGCGCGAGCCCTGCATCTTCCTGAAGCCGCTCTCGGCCCTGTGCGGGCCCGACGACCCGATCGTGTTCCCACCCCAGTCGCGGCGGGTGGACTACGAGGGCGAGCTGGCCATCGTCATCAAGAAGCGCTGTCATCAGGTGAGCCCGGAGCGGGCCCGAGAGTACGTGCTCGGCTACACCTGCCTCAACGACATCACCGCCCGCGACCTGCAGGAGCGCGACGGCCAGCTGACCCGGGCCAAGGCCTTCGACAGCTTCTGCCCGATCGGGCCCTGTATCGCCACCGACATCGACCCCAACGGCGTCGATCTCGAGACCTACGTCAACGGGGAGCGCCGGCAGGCCTCCAACACCAAGCACCTGATCTGCCCGGTCGAGGACCTGGTCGCCCGCGTCTCCGCGGTGATGACCCTGCTCGCGGGCGACGTCATCGCCACCGGCACTCCGAGCGGCATCGGGCCGCTGCAGCCGGGAGACAAGGTCGAGGTGCGCATCGAGTCCATCGGCGGTCTCAAGAATCCCGTCATCAAGATCCAGGAGAGTCACGCGTGA
- the dapB gene encoding 4-hydroxy-tetrahydrodipicolinate reductase translates to MAEVVVAGAAGRMGSRLVALLKDEPELRLVAALEAPGHAAVGRDAGESAGVGRLSVPITDDVEAAIGKGRILIEFSVPEASLAHVRVVARQGGRAVIGTTGFTAPQREELARLGASAPLLVSPNMSVAVNVAFRVLADMARLLGDDYDVEIVETHHRFKKDAPSGTALRMAEVVAQALGRDLAKTAVYDRHDQLAERTRKEIGMAALRSGDVVGEHTVSFGSLGERLELTHRAHSRDNFARGALRAARFIATAKPGLYSMQDVLGLA, encoded by the coding sequence ATGGCGGAAGTCGTCGTCGCCGGCGCCGCCGGCCGGATGGGAAGTCGTCTCGTCGCCCTGCTCAAGGATGAGCCGGAGCTGCGGCTGGTCGCCGCGCTCGAAGCGCCCGGGCACGCCGCGGTCGGGCGGGACGCGGGCGAATCCGCTGGGGTGGGACGGCTGTCGGTCCCCATCACCGACGACGTCGAGGCCGCCATCGGCAAGGGCCGCATCCTGATCGAGTTCTCGGTGCCCGAGGCGAGCCTCGCCCACGTGCGGGTGGTGGCCCGCCAGGGCGGGCGCGCGGTCATCGGCACCACCGGCTTCACCGCTCCGCAGCGCGAGGAGCTGGCTCGACTCGGCGCGAGCGCGCCACTGCTCGTCTCGCCCAACATGAGCGTGGCGGTCAACGTGGCCTTCCGGGTGCTGGCCGACATGGCGCGCCTGCTCGGCGACGACTACGACGTGGAGATCGTCGAGACGCACCACCGCTTCAAGAAGGACGCGCCCAGCGGGACCGCGCTGCGCATGGCCGAAGTGGTCGCCCAGGCCCTCGGGCGCGACCTGGCCAAGACCGCCGTCTACGACCGTCACGATCAGCTGGCCGAGCGCACGAGGAAGGAGATCGGCATGGCCGCGCTGCGCTCGGGCGACGTGGTCGGCGAGCACACCGTGTCCTTCGGCTCTCTCGGCGAGCGGCTCGAGCTCACCCACCGCGCCCACAGCCGCGACAACTTCGCGCGGGGCGCGCTGCGGGCCGCCCGCTTCATCGCCACCGCGAAGCCGGGGCTCTATTCGATGCAGGACGTGCTCGGGCTGGCATGA
- a CDS encoding diaminopimelate decarboxylase has protein sequence MERPATALRRAAVTAEVAAEVRRRFGTPCYVYDRAALEASARAALAFPAPYGLTLRYAMKANPSRGILALFRDLGLHVDASSDHEVERALRAGFAPERIQLTSQMPSRALREHVARGVLFNACSLHQLDEFGKVAPGAEVSVRVNPGLGTGSTKRTNTGGPASSFGIWHEAMGEVVALAKRHDLRIRRLHSHVGSGTDPEVWKRCARMTLDLVAPLPQVETVNLGGGFKVGRMPEEPSVDMADVGGHVRREIEGFRERSGRALRLEIEPGTFLVANAGAIVASCVDVVATGAEGYLFAKLDAGMPEIARPSLYGAQHPIDVLAQGREQAATVFVGPCCESGDILTPAPGDPEALAPRWVPRPQIGDLVVIGGAGAYCAGMATINYNSYPQAPEVMLGADGSLTLLRRRQVPEQVWQNEV, from the coding sequence ATGGAACGCCCCGCCACCGCCCTCCGCAGGGCCGCCGTCACCGCCGAGGTCGCCGCCGAGGTGCGCCGGCGGTTCGGCACGCCGTGCTACGTGTACGATCGCGCGGCGCTCGAGGCCTCCGCGCGCGCCGCGCTCGCCTTCCCGGCGCCGTACGGGCTCACGCTGCGCTACGCGATGAAGGCCAACCCGAGCCGCGGCATCCTCGCCCTCTTCCGCGACCTGGGGCTGCACGTCGACGCCTCCAGCGATCACGAGGTGGAGCGGGCTCTCCGCGCCGGTTTCGCCCCCGAGCGCATCCAGCTGACCTCGCAGATGCCGTCGCGCGCCCTGCGCGAGCACGTCGCGCGCGGCGTGCTGTTCAACGCCTGCTCGCTGCATCAGCTGGACGAGTTCGGCAAGGTCGCGCCGGGCGCCGAGGTGTCGGTGCGGGTGAACCCCGGCCTCGGGACCGGGTCCACCAAGCGCACCAACACCGGGGGCCCCGCCTCGAGCTTCGGGATCTGGCACGAGGCGATGGGCGAGGTGGTCGCGCTCGCGAAGCGTCACGACCTGCGCATCCGCCGGCTGCACTCCCACGTCGGCTCCGGCACGGATCCCGAGGTCTGGAAGCGCTGCGCGCGCATGACGCTCGACCTCGTGGCGCCGCTGCCGCAGGTGGAGACCGTCAACCTGGGCGGCGGCTTCAAGGTCGGCCGCATGCCGGAGGAGCCGTCGGTGGACATGGCGGACGTGGGCGGGCACGTGCGCCGGGAGATCGAGGGCTTTCGGGAGCGGTCGGGTCGGGCGCTGCGTCTCGAGATCGAGCCGGGCACGTTCCTGGTCGCCAACGCGGGCGCCATCGTGGCCTCGTGCGTGGACGTCGTCGCGACCGGCGCCGAGGGCTATCTCTTCGCCAAGCTCGACGCGGGCATGCCCGAGATCGCCCGGCCGTCCCTCTACGGCGCCCAGCATCCGATCGACGTGCTGGCCCAGGGCCGCGAGCAGGCCGCGACGGTCTTCGTCGGTCCCTGCTGCGAGTCGGGCGACATCCTCACCCCCGCGCCCGGCGACCCCGAGGCCCTCGCCCCGCGCTGGGTCCCGCGCCCCCAGATCGGCGACCTCGTGGTGATCGGCGGCGCAGGCGCCTACTGCGCGGGCATGGCCACGATCAACTACAACTCCTACCCCCAGGCTCCCGAGGTCATGCTGGGCGCCGACGGCTCGCTGACCCTGCTGCGGCGCCGCCAGGTGCCCGAGCAGGTCTGGCAGAACGAGGTGTAG
- the dapA gene encoding 4-hydroxy-tetrahydrodipicolinate synthase, which yields MRPTFQGSIVALVTPFRDGKVDEAKLRELVEWHVASGTDGIVPCGTTGESPTLSHDEHKRVVEIVIETARGRLAVIAGTGSNSTAEAIDLTRHARSAGATGALVVNPYYNKPTQEGLYRHFRAIAEAVDIPIVVYNIAGRTAINVETDTLARLVRDCANIVGVKEASGSLDQMTQVILACGPEFSVLSGDDNITLPLMSVGGRGVISVIANLVPRETAEMTHAALAGDWKQARELHLKLFPLSRAVFIETNPIPVKEALAMMGKLAEPEFRLPMCRMAEANRPRLKAVLASLGLVKG from the coding sequence ATGCGCCCGACATTCCAAGGCTCGATCGTCGCTCTCGTGACCCCGTTCCGCGACGGCAAGGTGGATGAGGCCAAGCTTCGCGAGCTGGTCGAGTGGCACGTGGCCAGCGGCACCGACGGCATCGTGCCGTGCGGCACCACCGGCGAGTCGCCCACGCTCAGCCACGACGAGCACAAGCGCGTGGTCGAGATCGTGATCGAGACCGCCCGCGGCCGTCTCGCGGTCATCGCCGGCACCGGCTCCAACTCCACCGCCGAGGCCATCGACCTCACGCGTCACGCCCGGAGCGCCGGTGCCACCGGGGCGCTGGTGGTCAATCCCTACTACAACAAGCCGACGCAGGAGGGCCTCTACCGGCACTTCCGCGCGATCGCGGAGGCGGTGGACATCCCGATCGTGGTGTACAACATCGCGGGACGCACCGCGATCAACGTGGAGACCGACACCCTCGCGCGCCTCGTGCGCGACTGCGCCAACATCGTCGGCGTGAAGGAGGCCTCGGGCTCCCTCGACCAGATGACCCAGGTGATCCTGGCCTGCGGGCCCGAGTTCTCGGTGCTCTCCGGCGACGACAACATCACCCTGCCGCTCATGTCGGTGGGCGGCCGCGGGGTGATCTCGGTCATCGCCAACCTGGTGCCGCGCGAGACCGCCGAGATGACGCACGCCGCGCTGGCGGGCGACTGGAAGCAGGCGCGCGAGCTGCACCTCAAGCTCTTCCCGCTCTCGCGGGCGGTGTTCATCGAGACCAACCCGATCCCGGTCAAGGAAGCCCTGGCCATGATGGGCAAGCTCGCGGAGCCGGAGTTCCGGCTGCCGATGTGCCGCATGGCCGAGGCCAATCGCCCGCGACTGAAGGCGGTCCTCGCCTCGCTCGGCCTCGTCAAGGGCTGA